A stretch of Stenotrophomonas indicatrix DNA encodes these proteins:
- a CDS encoding DUF3772 domain-containing protein, with amino-acid sequence MAGLSSFFRTILVRGPWLALLLCCTLLLAVPALAQDDDPTPKQQLAQIDSTLKDVERKRVDAEATETLGTLSENASQAKRDAEALEKTLQPQLDQLNEQLTQLGEAPKDTTEPPELAAQRRTLTRQRDALAASIAQAKSSAVRAQQLSADIDKQRNAQRTEELGRKVASPLSPTLWRQVADQLPNDIARVTPLAQQGRAALTTAIATHGWGTLLLGLAAALVMMFPLRLWLRALGRRFAASERAPDGRLRRSGLAMWLLLVGTLLPGYAVVVLVAALDAIGAIPPRLQSVAEGVQAATFAAAFISALSACLLVPKRPSWRLLNLDDTAALKLRKYAWGAAALAWLSTVLVAIDRATRTSDVTTVALDGVIALTYLGLIMAMLVTLARLHRRQTAEAEAKLEAQADGQGAAVPVRRSSWLVLARVAGNIAVVAAIIATLMGYVNFAKFVNQQLIGGSIVVLAATLLFKFVDDFSTWLLNADSKVGQTILLSTGLSVSRLEQAGVLLSAVLRTFVVLIALLALAAPFGNIGSVVERVASLANGISIGDITLKPARIAIALLVMLVGLGLTQLLQRWLTDTYLPKTELDLGARNSISTITRYVGIILVALWALTAMGLNLKNLALLVSALSVGIGFGLQAIIQNFVSGLILLTERPVKIGDWVKLGDQEGDIRRINVRSTEIQVSDKSTLIVPNSELITKTIRNMTMGNNQGRIQIQFAVPASTDVAGLRQALLDAYGAHNTVLQQPAPSVYIDSIAGGQITINSFAYVASPRQVYGTRSDLYFSLLQILAERNIPLSTPTDIHITRDPPQ; translated from the coding sequence ATGGCTGGCTTGTCTTCCTTCTTCCGAACGATCCTGGTGCGTGGCCCCTGGTTGGCCCTGCTGTTGTGCTGCACGCTGCTGCTGGCTGTGCCGGCGCTGGCCCAGGATGACGACCCCACGCCCAAGCAGCAGCTGGCGCAGATCGACAGCACGCTGAAGGATGTTGAGCGCAAGCGTGTTGATGCCGAAGCCACCGAAACGCTGGGCACGCTTTCGGAAAATGCATCACAGGCCAAGCGTGATGCCGAGGCGCTGGAAAAGACCCTGCAGCCGCAGCTGGACCAGCTCAACGAGCAGCTGACGCAGCTGGGCGAGGCGCCCAAGGACACCACTGAACCGCCGGAGCTGGCGGCGCAGCGGCGCACGCTGACGCGTCAGCGCGATGCCCTGGCGGCATCGATTGCCCAAGCCAAGTCCAGTGCCGTCCGTGCGCAGCAGTTGAGCGCGGACATCGACAAGCAGCGCAACGCGCAGCGCACCGAGGAACTGGGGCGCAAGGTCGCCTCGCCACTATCGCCAACGCTGTGGCGGCAGGTGGCCGACCAGTTGCCGAACGATATCGCCCGGGTCACCCCTTTGGCCCAGCAGGGCCGTGCCGCGCTGACCACGGCCATTGCCACCCATGGCTGGGGCACGTTGCTGCTGGGGCTGGCGGCGGCACTGGTGATGATGTTCCCGTTGCGCCTGTGGCTGCGCGCGCTGGGGCGCCGGTTCGCTGCGTCCGAGCGTGCCCCCGACGGCCGCCTGCGCCGCTCTGGTCTGGCCATGTGGTTGCTGCTGGTGGGCACCCTGCTGCCCGGCTACGCCGTGGTGGTGCTGGTGGCTGCGCTGGATGCCATCGGCGCGATTCCGCCGCGCTTGCAGAGCGTGGCCGAAGGCGTACAGGCGGCGACGTTTGCCGCGGCCTTCATTTCCGCGCTCAGCGCCTGCCTGCTGGTGCCCAAGCGGCCTTCGTGGCGGCTGCTGAACCTGGATGACACCGCCGCGCTGAAACTACGCAAGTACGCCTGGGGTGCCGCAGCACTGGCCTGGCTGAGCACGGTGCTGGTGGCCATCGATCGCGCCACCCGCACCAGCGACGTCACTACGGTGGCGCTGGACGGCGTGATCGCGCTGACCTATCTGGGCCTGATCATGGCCATGCTGGTGACCCTGGCGCGCCTGCATCGGCGCCAGACCGCCGAGGCCGAGGCGAAGCTGGAAGCGCAGGCCGACGGCCAGGGCGCGGCCGTTCCGGTGCGGCGCAGCAGCTGGCTGGTGCTGGCACGGGTGGCCGGCAACATCGCCGTGGTGGCCGCGATCATCGCCACCCTGATGGGCTATGTGAACTTCGCCAAGTTCGTCAACCAGCAGCTGATCGGCGGCAGCATCGTGGTGCTGGCGGCGACGCTGCTGTTCAAGTTCGTCGATGATTTCTCCACCTGGCTGCTCAACGCCGACAGCAAGGTCGGCCAGACCATCCTGCTCAGCACCGGCCTGAGCGTGTCGCGGCTGGAGCAGGCCGGTGTGCTGCTGTCTGCCGTGCTGCGCACGTTCGTGGTGCTGATCGCGCTGCTGGCACTGGCGGCGCCGTTCGGCAACATCGGCTCGGTGGTCGAGCGCGTCGCTTCGCTGGCCAACGGCATTTCCATCGGCGACATCACGCTCAAGCCTGCGCGTATCGCCATCGCCCTGCTGGTGATGCTGGTCGGGTTGGGGCTGACGCAGCTGCTGCAGCGCTGGTTGACCGACACCTACCTGCCCAAGACCGAACTGGACCTGGGCGCGCGCAATTCAATCAGCACGATCACCCGCTACGTGGGCATCATCCTGGTGGCGCTGTGGGCGCTGACCGCCATGGGCCTGAACCTGAAGAACCTGGCGTTGCTGGTCAGTGCGCTCTCGGTAGGTATCGGCTTCGGCCTGCAGGCGATCATCCAGAACTTCGTCTCCGGCCTGATCCTGCTGACCGAGCGGCCGGTGAAGATCGGTGACTGGGTGAAGCTGGGCGATCAGGAAGGCGACATCCGCCGCATCAACGTGCGCTCCACCGAGATCCAGGTGAGCGACAAGTCCACCTTGATCGTGCCCAATTCCGAGTTGATCACCAAGACCATCCGCAACATGACGATGGGCAACAACCAGGGGCGCATCCAGATCCAGTTCGCGGTGCCGGCCAGCACCGATGTCGCGGGCCTGCGGCAGGCGTTGCTGGATGCCTACGGTGCCCACAACACGGTGCTGCAGCAGCCGGCGCCGTCGGTGTACATCGACAGCATCGCTGGCGGCCAGATCACCATCAACAGCTTTGCCTACGTGGCCAGCCCGCGGCAGGTGTATGGCACGCGCAGCGATCTGTACTTCAGCCTGCTGCAGATCCTGGCGGAGCGAAACATCCCGCTGTCCACGCCGACCGACATCCACATCACCCGCGATCCGCCGCAGTAA